The following proteins are co-located in the Myroides profundi genome:
- a CDS encoding putative glycolipid-binding domain-containing protein encodes MERNIVWTGIDNLSIEKCVLIDKEETIHCKGELVGNKNNQVYGAEYQVVVDQRWETRFFDITCKVGHKHYTIHGYKLNNQWIIDEQEHPELHDCLDIDISVTPFTNALPINRLNLAIGESKEIAVLYINPIEERFTRVVQRYERLSETTYHYKNLWSDFESTIEVDTDGLVTNYPKLFNRL; translated from the coding sequence ATGGAGAGAAATATAGTCTGGACAGGTATCGATAATCTTTCAATAGAGAAATGTGTCTTGATTGATAAAGAAGAGACAATTCACTGTAAAGGGGAATTAGTAGGAAATAAGAATAACCAAGTATATGGTGCAGAGTATCAGGTAGTCGTAGACCAGAGATGGGAGACTAGATTCTTTGATATCACTTGTAAAGTAGGGCATAAGCACTATACTATACATGGGTATAAACTAAATAATCAATGGATTATAGATGAACAAGAGCATCCAGAGTTACACGATTGTTTAGATATAGATATTTCTGTGACACCTTTTACGAATGCATTACCTATTAATAGACTTAACTTAGCGATAGGAGAGTCTAAGGAAATAGCAGTGTTGTATATTAATCCTATAGAAGAGCGTTTTACTAGAGTAGTACAGCGTTATGAGAGACTATCTGAAACCACTTATCACTATAAAAACTTGTGGAGTGATTTCGAGTCTACGATAGAAGTAGATACAGATGGCTTAGTGACTAATTATCCGAAGTTATTCAATAGACTATAA
- a CDS encoding class I SAM-dependent methyltransferase: MTKSKEYLEHNKKSWDKQALANQQWSMPVSAETVAKAKEGEWELYVLPTPIDKQWLGEVKGKRVLCLASAGGQQAPILAAIGGKVTVLDLSTEQLNKDKQVALRDNLDLTTVEGDMTNLEMFADNSFDIIVHPISNHYVSDVTKIWRECYRVLDKGGRLISSFYNPVIFIHDRDPKYTVEGIVKPMYKIPYADLTDMTQAQIEEKRNKEEAFVFGHSLQDLIGGQLKAGFLIKEYEEAFQPNPRFVVDHYLPTFIATVAIKLQ, translated from the coding sequence ATGACGAAGAGTAAAGAGTATTTAGAACACAATAAGAAGTCTTGGGATAAACAGGCGTTAGCTAATCAGCAATGGTCTATGCCTGTAAGTGCAGAGACAGTAGCAAAAGCTAAAGAAGGTGAATGGGAATTATATGTGTTGCCAACTCCAATAGATAAACAATGGTTAGGAGAGGTAAAAGGGAAGCGTGTATTATGTCTAGCATCTGCTGGAGGACAACAAGCACCTATTTTAGCAGCTATAGGAGGTAAGGTAACTGTGTTAGATTTATCTACAGAGCAACTTAATAAGGATAAACAAGTAGCACTTAGAGATAATTTAGATTTGACAACTGTAGAAGGGGATATGACGAATCTAGAGATGTTCGCAGACAATAGTTTTGACATTATTGTACATCCGATATCGAATCACTATGTAAGTGATGTGACGAAGATCTGGAGAGAGTGTTATCGCGTGTTGGACAAGGGTGGACGACTAATCAGTAGCTTTTATAACCCTGTAATATTTATACATGATAGAGATCCTAAGTATACAGTAGAGGGGATTGTGAAGCCGATGTATAAGATTCCTTATGCGGACTTGACAGATATGACACAGGCTCAGATAGAAGAAAAAAGAAATAAAGAGGAGGCTTTCGTCTTCGGACATAGTCTTCAAGATTTAATAGGAGGACAGTTAAAAGCAGGTTTTCTGATTAAGGAATACGAAGAAGCTTTTCAACCTAATCCAAGGTTTGTAGTAGATCATTATCTACCTACATTTATAGCGACAGTAGCAATTAAACTTCAATAG
- a CDS encoding 3'-5' exonuclease: MNKFTAIDFETAQPQRNSICQVGLVVFENGIIVDSLNILVQPPQNVYWSKFIDVHGITPEDTQYAPTFEEVWHKILPFIQFQNVVAHNGFGFDFPVLEKTLEYYNLAVPEYEKHCTYRLYKKGLASLAEKYNLALNHHDALSDAKVCGILFDQYLKQGGLI, encoded by the coding sequence ATGAATAAATTTACAGCTATAGATTTTGAGACAGCTCAGCCTCAGCGCAATAGTATTTGCCAAGTTGGCTTAGTTGTATTTGAGAACGGAATTATAGTAGATTCCTTAAACATTCTTGTACAACCTCCTCAGAATGTTTATTGGAGTAAATTTATTGACGTACACGGTATCACACCAGAAGATACACAGTATGCACCTACATTCGAAGAAGTTTGGCATAAGATATTACCCTTTATACAATTTCAGAATGTAGTAGCACATAATGGCTTTGGCTTTGACTTTCCAGTCTTAGAGAAGACATTAGAGTATTATAACTTGGCTGTGCCTGAATACGAGAAGCATTGTACTTATAGATTGTATAAAAAAGGGTTAGCTTCTTTGGCTGAGAAGTATAATCTTGCATTAAATCACCACGATGCTCTTAGTGATGCTAAAGTATGCGGAATATTGTTTGATCAATATTTAAAGCAAGGAGGTCTAATTTAA
- a CDS encoding GRAM domain-containing protein — protein MKIGNDTIGISNSDKITILVFFFTVYVLIMLLFDWLFDGAIKSWENYLLKGLVYSIVLSVLMYYAIKTLTKRVELKLQIPLAEGEELEVYGVANMFLGKEALGGKLGLTEDTLVFHSHKFNIQKSTVRIPFEDIKTIKPCRVMWLLNNGIEVQTATDRCVFVVNDRKTWLEVIQKKIK, from the coding sequence ATGAAAATAGGAAATGATACAATAGGTATAAGTAATAGTGATAAGATAACAATACTAGTTTTCTTCTTTACAGTATATGTGTTGATAATGCTTCTTTTTGATTGGTTATTCGATGGAGCTATTAAAAGTTGGGAAAACTATCTTTTAAAAGGGTTGGTGTATAGTATTGTACTATCTGTATTGATGTATTACGCTATTAAGACCTTGACCAAAAGAGTGGAACTAAAGCTACAAATACCATTAGCAGAAGGAGAAGAGCTAGAAGTATACGGAGTAGCTAATATGTTTTTAGGTAAAGAAGCCTTAGGGGGTAAACTAGGCTTGACAGAAGACACCTTAGTGTTTCACTCTCATAAGTTTAATATACAGAAGAGTACAGTGCGTATTCCTTTTGAAGATATTAAGACGATCAAGCCTTGTAGAGTGATGTGGTTGCTTAATAATGGAATAGAAGTACAGACTGCCACAGACCGATGTGTATTTGTGGTCAATGATAGAAAAACGTGGTTAGAGGTTATTCAGAAAAAGATAAAGTGA
- a CDS encoding type II toxin-antitoxin system mRNA interferase toxin, RelE/StbE family: MSAYQLTYSSKFKKDFKKIQNNAKALEKTTTVFKYLLEGGVSLVPKKMRPHLLIGNYKDHWECHILPDLLLI, encoded by the coding sequence ATGAGTGCTTATCAATTGACATATTCCAGTAAGTTTAAAAAAGACTTTAAGAAGATTCAAAACAATGCTAAAGCACTTGAAAAAACGACAACGGTATTTAAATACCTTTTAGAAGGAGGTGTTTCTTTAGTACCAAAGAAGATGAGACCTCACCTTCTGATAGGTAATTATAAAGATCACTGGGAATGTCATATATTACCTGACTTACTCTTAATTTGA
- a CDS encoding toxin-antitoxin system HicB family antitoxin, with translation MNTLNFKKTTSLRLDNDLYNYIEMLAKKENKSINNFIEKTLAEAIHFHELNEETIQAIEDAQKEKMSSKRFDNTHDLLNDLMRD, from the coding sequence ATGAATACATTGAATTTTAAAAAAACAACTTCTTTACGCCTTGATAATGATTTATACAATTATATTGAAATGTTAGCTAAAAAAGAAAATAAAAGCATTAATAACTTTATAGAGAAAACATTAGCTGAAGCTATACATTTTCACGAACTTAATGAAGAAACGATTCAAGCTATAGAGGATGCACAGAAAGAAAAAATGTCATCAAAACGTTTTGACAATACTCATGATTTGTTAAATGATTTAATGAGAGATTAA
- the fabG gene encoding 3-oxoacyl-[acyl-carrier-protein] reductase, translating into MKLLEGKIAIITGATRGIGRGVALAYAQQGASVAFTYSSSAQAAVELEQELTALGVKAKGYQSNAAEYTAAEQLVEEILKEFGNIDILVNNAGITKDNLLMRMSEADFDAVIEVNLKSVFNMTKAVQRTMLKNRKGSIINMSSVVGVKGNAGQANYAASKAGVIGFSKSIALELGSRNIRCNVVAPGFIETEMTGKLPEDVVKGWRDAIPLKRGGTPEDIANTCVFLGSDMSAYITGQVINVDGGMLT; encoded by the coding sequence ATGAAATTATTAGAAGGTAAAATCGCTATTATCACTGGTGCTACAAGAGGAATCGGTAGAGGAGTAGCTTTAGCATATGCTCAACAAGGAGCAAGTGTTGCATTCACATATAGTTCTTCTGCTCAAGCAGCTGTAGAATTAGAGCAAGAATTAACAGCTTTAGGTGTTAAGGCAAAAGGATATCAATCAAATGCAGCTGAATATACAGCAGCAGAACAATTGGTAGAAGAGATTTTAAAAGAATTCGGAAACATTGATATTTTAGTTAATAACGCTGGTATTACTAAAGATAACTTATTAATGAGAATGTCTGAGGCAGATTTTGATGCTGTAATTGAAGTGAACTTGAAGTCTGTATTTAATATGACGAAAGCTGTTCAACGCACAATGCTTAAAAACAGAAAAGGGTCTATTATCAATATGAGTTCTGTAGTAGGAGTAAAAGGAAACGCTGGACAAGCGAACTATGCTGCTTCTAAAGCTGGAGTTATCGGATTCTCTAAATCTATCGCATTAGAGTTAGGTTCTCGTAATATCCGTTGTAACGTTGTTGCTCCTGGATTTATCGAAACAGAGATGACTGGTAAACTTCCTGAAGATGTAGTAAAAGGATGGAGAGATGCTATTCCATTAAAACGTGGAGGTACTCCAGAAGATATCGCAAATACTTGTGTATTCTTAGGTTCTGATATGTCTGCTTATATCACTGGTCAAGTGATTAATGTAGATGGTGGAATGCTTACTTAA
- a CDS encoding Na+/H+ antiporter NhaC family protein, with amino-acid sequence MKAMSDNKFYTFIPFFIFIAIFLGSGILLGDFYKMPSPIAISVGVISAFLLFYKTPMQEKVISLIHGCGDSKIITMCIIYLLAGAFAAVTKAIGGVDTMVNMGLSVVPIEYLAIGIFVIACFLSLAIGTSVGTIVALGPIVVGLAEKSGSSMGLLCGTLLGGAMFGDNLSIISDTTITATQTVGCEMKDKFRANFKLALPAALITIVGLFFMSGGATDVALELGDTSNFWVIIPYILIIVLALVGVQVFVALFISILVAGIIGLVQADFDVLGFANLTYEGFVSMNEIFLLSMLTGGLAKMVEDQGGIQWLLKQMKKLMKSPKGAEFGIAGLVSSIGVCLANNTVSILVAGNLARDIATEYELDRPRVASILDIFACIIQGILPYGAQILILLSFTNGQIDYLDLMKYSYYFVALLIITLTYMIFLRKSTQTA; translated from the coding sequence ATGAAAGCTATGTCAGATAACAAGTTTTACACTTTTATTCCTTTTTTTATTTTTATTGCCATCTTTTTAGGCTCAGGTATACTATTAGGTGATTTTTATAAAATGCCATCTCCTATAGCAATATCTGTCGGAGTGATATCTGCATTTTTACTATTTTATAAAACACCGATGCAAGAGAAGGTTATCTCTCTTATCCATGGATGTGGAGATAGTAAGATTATCACGATGTGTATCATCTATTTATTAGCAGGAGCCTTTGCGGCAGTGACTAAAGCTATAGGAGGAGTAGACACGATGGTAAATATGGGACTTAGTGTGGTACCAATAGAATATCTAGCTATTGGAATCTTTGTAATTGCTTGTTTTTTATCTTTAGCGATTGGTACCTCAGTTGGAACTATTGTAGCTTTAGGGCCTATTGTAGTCGGGTTGGCTGAGAAGTCAGGTTCGTCTATGGGGTTACTATGTGGAACACTATTAGGAGGTGCGATGTTTGGGGATAACCTTTCTATTATATCAGATACAACGATTACAGCTACACAAACGGTGGGGTGTGAAATGAAAGATAAGTTTAGAGCCAACTTTAAATTAGCATTACCTGCGGCTTTAATCACGATAGTAGGTTTGTTCTTTATGAGCGGAGGGGCTACAGATGTAGCTTTAGAACTAGGTGATACAAGTAATTTCTGGGTAATTATCCCTTATATATTAATTATCGTACTAGCCTTAGTAGGGGTACAAGTATTCGTAGCTTTATTTATCAGTATTTTGGTAGCGGGAATTATTGGGCTTGTTCAAGCAGATTTTGATGTATTAGGTTTTGCTAATTTGACGTATGAAGGCTTTGTTTCTATGAATGAGATATTCTTATTGTCTATGTTGACAGGAGGTTTAGCGAAGATGGTAGAAGATCAGGGGGGTATTCAATGGCTGTTAAAGCAAATGAAGAAGCTGATGAAATCTCCTAAAGGGGCTGAGTTCGGTATCGCAGGATTAGTGTCATCGATAGGAGTGTGCTTAGCTAATAATACAGTTTCTATCTTGGTAGCAGGTAATCTAGCTAGAGATATTGCTACAGAGTATGAATTAGACAGACCACGTGTTGCTTCTATATTAGATATTTTCGCTTGTATTATTCAAGGAATCTTACCTTATGGAGCACAGATACTGATCTTACTAAGTTTTACTAATGGACAGATAGATTATCTAGATTTGATGAAATATTCGTATTACTTTGTTGCTCTGTTGATTATCACGTTAACTTATATGATTTTTTTGAGAAAAAGTACACAAACAGCATAA
- a CDS encoding NAD(P)H-dependent flavin oxidoreductase codes for MTIQEFKNSLTLPIVVSPMFIVSGTRLVIECCKNGIVGTFPALNGRSSEDFEKMLVEVTTELAAFEKETGIKPAPFGVNLIVNKTNPRVMPDLQLCVKYKVPLVITSLGAVKDLVDAVHSYGGLVFHDIVKKRHAEKAAEAGVDGLICVAAGAGGHAGTASPFALLAEVKSFFKGAVLLAGSIDTGSDVLAAQTMGADMAYMGTRFIATNECLAVDEYKQMIVDSGIDDIMYTDGVSGVNANFLKPSIEKAGIDLSEKKEEDFSKLTGEHAKAWKDIWSAGHGTAGIDKVLSVKDLVSQLKAEYKSALNKNADIQKNIKF; via the coding sequence ATGACTATACAAGAATTTAAAAATAGCCTAACATTACCGATTGTAGTATCCCCGATGTTTATCGTTTCTGGAACAAGACTAGTAATCGAGTGTTGTAAAAATGGAATTGTAGGTACATTCCCTGCTTTGAATGGAAGAAGTTCAGAGGATTTTGAGAAGATGTTAGTTGAGGTAACAACAGAATTAGCAGCCTTTGAGAAAGAGACAGGTATTAAACCTGCTCCATTTGGGGTAAACTTAATCGTGAATAAAACCAACCCAAGAGTGATGCCTGATTTACAACTGTGTGTTAAGTATAAAGTGCCTTTAGTGATTACATCACTGGGTGCAGTGAAGGATCTTGTAGATGCAGTACATAGTTATGGGGGATTAGTATTCCATGATATTGTGAAGAAAAGACATGCTGAGAAAGCAGCAGAAGCGGGTGTAGATGGATTAATATGTGTAGCTGCAGGAGCAGGAGGTCATGCGGGTACTGCGAGTCCTTTTGCCTTATTAGCGGAGGTAAAGAGCTTCTTTAAAGGAGCTGTATTATTAGCAGGAAGTATAGATACAGGAAGTGATGTATTAGCAGCGCAGACTATGGGAGCTGATATGGCCTATATGGGAACTCGTTTTATAGCAACTAATGAATGCTTAGCAGTAGACGAATATAAACAGATGATCGTTGACTCTGGAATAGATGATATTATGTATACAGATGGAGTATCTGGTGTGAATGCTAACTTTTTAAAACCTAGTATAGAAAAGGCTGGAATAGACTTATCAGAGAAGAAAGAAGAGGACTTCTCTAAATTAACAGGAGAGCATGCGAAGGCATGGAAAGATATTTGGTCTGCTGGGCATGGTACAGCAGGTATTGATAAAGTGCTTAGCGTTAAAGACCTTGTTAGTCAGTTAAAAGCAGAATATAAAAGTGCACTGAATAAGAATGCTGATATTCAGAAGAATATTAAGTTTTAA
- a CDS encoding RNA polymerase sigma factor, with translation MSKYKETFESLYEQYWHRIYRLALGYVNDVDWAKDIAQETFVNVWNQLPKFRADSGYGTWIYRITVNICLRQIERSKKVMPDESKIRHSKSVEEEYKETNTQKLYQAISELTEINRIIISLTLEGVDQKQIADVTGLTHANVRTRVHRIKEELYQKLNNYGK, from the coding sequence ATGAGTAAGTATAAAGAAACATTTGAGTCACTCTATGAACAATATTGGCATCGAATTTATCGATTGGCTCTAGGGTATGTTAACGATGTGGATTGGGCTAAAGATATAGCACAAGAGACATTCGTTAATGTGTGGAATCAGTTGCCCAAGTTTAGAGCTGATTCAGGCTATGGTACATGGATATACCGGATCACTGTAAATATCTGTTTAAGGCAAATAGAGCGGAGTAAAAAAGTTATGCCTGATGAAAGCAAGATAAGGCATAGCAAAAGTGTAGAGGAGGAGTATAAAGAAACCAATACTCAAAAACTCTATCAAGCGATTAGTGAACTCACAGAAATTAACAGGATTATTATTTCGCTGACTCTAGAGGGGGTGGATCAAAAACAGATTGCTGATGTGACAGGACTTACACATGCTAATGTGCGTACTAGAGTACATCGTATTAAAGAAGAACTATATCAAAAACTCAATAACTATGGAAAGTAA
- a CDS encoding helix-turn-helix domain-containing protein, with amino-acid sequence MRTIQNKLEYNALCERIEELLKVVGNDTPTDSKDFIELDFISDLVANYEELNEPVLPPTLIESMKLRMYERDLNQKSLSELLGVSTSRVSEYLTGKGEPPLKVAREISRKLDIDPAIVLGV; translated from the coding sequence ATGAGAACAATTCAGAATAAACTTGAATATAACGCACTGTGTGAGCGAATAGAGGAATTACTTAAAGTAGTAGGTAATGATACCCCTACAGATAGTAAAGACTTTATAGAGTTGGATTTTATTTCTGACTTAGTTGCTAATTACGAGGAATTAAATGAACCCGTTTTACCTCCTACTTTAATTGAGAGTATGAAGTTAAGAATGTATGAAAGAGATTTAAATCAAAAGTCTCTGTCAGAATTATTAGGTGTTAGTACTTCTAGAGTTAGTGAATATCTTACAGGGAAGGGAGAACCTCCTTTAAAAGTCGCTAGAGAAATCAGTAGAAAATTAGATATTGACCCAGCTATTGTCTTAGGGGTTTAA
- a CDS encoding type II toxin-antitoxin system HigB family toxin: MRIVTFSAIKSFIENHPMLDIALRDWYYRVSQCDWESLGDLKQTFSTVDYVGNNRYVFNIKGNHYRLVAIIIFASKKVYIRFIGTHAEYDKIDCKNI; the protein is encoded by the coding sequence ATGAGAATAGTAACCTTTTCGGCAATTAAGTCTTTTATAGAGAACCATCCTATGTTGGATATTGCACTTAGAGATTGGTATTATAGGGTTAGTCAATGTGATTGGGAAAGTTTAGGAGATCTTAAGCAGACTTTTAGTACTGTTGATTATGTTGGAAATAATCGTTATGTTTTTAATATAAAAGGGAACCATTATAGACTTGTAGCAATAATTATTTTTGCATCTAAGAAAGTGTACATTAGATTTATTGGTACACATGCTGAGTATGATAAGATTGATTGTAAAAATATATAA
- a CDS encoding DUF4240 domain-containing protein produces the protein MNIDLNEQFFWELIEQSNTSDSWQTYDIDEHIDELTALLTELSSEEMILFEMTLRKKINELDKVEIGELGIILENSFQEEDGIYNFDDHISTDGFIYFRCWLILRGKEFFYDIIKDINAFISGKYSFDIGDTWGEGLLYVSDLAYDAKYGTEDSSFVTDAVNELYQDIEHYDVIDTQWTRPPYTGTALQAHYPALVKEIGELRREE, from the coding sequence ATGAATATAGATTTAAACGAACAGTTCTTTTGGGAATTAATAGAACAGTCTAATACTAGTGATAGTTGGCAGACTTATGATATAGATGAACATATCGATGAACTAACTGCTCTCTTAACAGAGTTGTCTTCAGAAGAGATGATTCTCTTTGAAATGACATTGAGAAAAAAAATCAATGAACTAGATAAGGTAGAGATAGGAGAGTTAGGTATTATTTTAGAAAACAGTTTTCAAGAAGAGGATGGGATTTATAACTTTGATGATCATATCTCTACAGACGGATTTATCTACTTTAGGTGTTGGCTTATTTTACGAGGAAAAGAGTTTTTCTACGATATCATAAAGGATATTAATGCCTTTATTAGCGGCAAGTATTCTTTTGATATAGGAGATACATGGGGCGAAGGCTTATTGTATGTGAGTGATTTAGCCTATGATGCCAAGTATGGGACAGAGGATTCTAGTTTTGTAACAGATGCTGTAAATGAATTGTATCAGGATATAGAACATTATGATGTTATCGACACACAATGGACTCGACCACCTTATACAGGTACAGCCTTACAAGCACACTATCCTGCATTAGTGAAAGAAATAGGAGAGCTGAGGAGAGAGGAGTGA
- a CDS encoding Crp/Fnr family transcriptional regulator: MKQLIDYIQDRVELNDQELDVILSFFHYEKLKKGEQLTSAGASAQKLYFVCKGCLRIFYINEAGQDATRFFAFENQFATALVSFINSSTSSEYLQALEISEVYSITHADFYNLLELVPKWEKFYRQYLEFAYINNTNRLHAMVTMDAAERYNELLKLNPLIVQRLPNKIVASYLNISQETLSRIKSK; encoded by the coding sequence ATGAAGCAACTAATAGATTATATACAAGATAGAGTTGAATTAAATGATCAGGAGCTAGATGTGATACTTTCTTTTTTTCACTATGAGAAACTAAAAAAGGGAGAACAGCTTACATCAGCAGGGGCGAGTGCGCAGAAGCTTTATTTTGTGTGTAAAGGGTGTTTGCGTATATTTTATATCAATGAGGCAGGGCAAGATGCTACGAGATTCTTTGCTTTTGAAAATCAGTTTGCTACAGCCTTAGTGAGTTTTATCAATAGTTCTACGTCATCCGAATATTTACAAGCACTAGAGATAAGCGAAGTATATTCTATTACGCACGCTGATTTTTACAATTTATTAGAGTTAGTCCCAAAGTGGGAGAAGTTCTACAGGCAGTATTTAGAATTCGCTTATATCAATAATACCAATAGATTACACGCTATGGTCACCATGGATGCGGCAGAGCGATATAATGAACTACTCAAGTTAAATCCCCTTATCGTACAACGACTACCCAATAAGATAGTTGCTTCTTACTTAAATATATCTCAAGAAACGCTGAGTAGAATAAAATCTAAATAA
- the ribB gene encoding 3,4-dihydroxy-2-butanone-4-phosphate synthase: MNTLENALNQFGWDSQERVNQALSFLKSGKGVLLLDDQDRENEGDIIFSAHLMSEQDMAMMIRYCSGVVCLCLTNDKADELELPYMVTENSSRFQTPFTVTIEAAEGVTTGLSAADRLTTVRAASDKNAKPADLARPGHIFPLRAKNGGVLERNGHTEGAIDLMKLAGLPPQAVLCELMNDDGTMARLPEVVEFAKEHKMMVLSIADLVYYRTFVTEK, encoded by the coding sequence ATGAATACATTAGAAAATGCCCTTAACCAATTTGGTTGGGATAGTCAAGAAAGAGTTAATCAAGCGTTGAGTTTTTTAAAGAGCGGTAAAGGTGTTCTTTTATTAGATGATCAAGATAGAGAAAATGAAGGAGATATCATCTTCTCAGCACATTTAATGTCAGAACAGGATATGGCGATGATGATTCGCTATTGTAGTGGAGTAGTGTGTTTATGTCTAACGAATGATAAAGCAGACGAACTAGAGCTTCCTTATATGGTGACAGAAAATAGTTCTAGATTCCAAACACCTTTCACAGTAACCATAGAAGCTGCAGAAGGGGTAACCACAGGATTATCTGCCGCAGACCGATTAACTACGGTAAGAGCAGCAAGTGATAAGAATGCTAAACCAGCTGATCTAGCACGTCCAGGACATATATTTCCATTAAGAGCAAAAAATGGAGGTGTATTAGAGCGCAATGGACATACAGAAGGAGCGATTGACTTAATGAAGTTAGCCGGTCTACCTCCTCAAGCTGTATTATGTGAATTAATGAATGACGATGGTACAATGGCTAGATTGCCAGAGGTAGTAGAGTTTGCAAAAGAACATAAAATGATGGTGTTAAGTATAGCAGACTTAGTATATTACCGTACTTTTGTTACAGAAAAATAA
- a CDS encoding DUF2798 domain-containing protein, giving the protein MKTKYYKYVNTLFVVIPMTLIMAFVGLIRNYGFGDGWFFMFLKAWSVMLPVAYASAFLIIPRARKYAERLIKE; this is encoded by the coding sequence ATGAAAACAAAGTATTATAAGTATGTAAATACGCTATTTGTGGTTATTCCGATGACCCTTATAATGGCCTTTGTAGGGTTGATTAGAAATTATGGTTTTGGAGATGGATGGTTCTTTATGTTTTTAAAAGCATGGAGTGTAATGTTACCAGTGGCCTATGCTTCTGCCTTTCTAATTATTCCTCGAGCGCGTAAATATGCAGAGAGACTAATAAAAGAATAA